A stretch of the Tannerella serpentiformis genome encodes the following:
- a CDS encoding YraN family protein — MAKKKTEIGRAGEAVARKYLEQRGYRVLHINWRHGHYELDIVARLPDLLVVVEVKTRDQHRIMEPEDAVDKAKIRRTVAAADAYVQTFDIDLPVQFDILSLIKRSDGTYHVEHIEDAFYAPVQ; from the coding sequence ATGGCCAAGAAGAAAACCGAGATCGGACGCGCTGGCGAGGCCGTGGCCCGCAAGTATCTGGAGCAGCGCGGCTATCGCGTTTTGCACATCAATTGGCGTCACGGCCACTATGAGCTTGACATTGTGGCCCGCCTACCCGACCTGCTCGTCGTCGTCGAAGTCAAGACGCGCGACCAACACCGCATCATGGAGCCAGAGGACGCCGTAGATAAGGCCAAGATCCGCCGCACGGTAGCTGCCGCCGACGCCTATGTCCAGACGTTCGACATCGATCTGCCTGTCCAGTTCGACATCCTCAGCCTGATCAAACGCAGCGACGGAACCTACCACGTGGAGCACATCGAGGACGCTTTTTATGCCCCTGTTCAGTGA
- a CDS encoding MmcQ/YjbR family DNA-binding protein has protein sequence MNIEEVRDYCLKLKNAEESFPFGEDTLVFKVEGKMFLAMSLNDEDPHVAVKCDPDEALLLRDRYKAVVPAHHFNKKHWNDIYLNRDMNDHDIRRWILHSYESVILQLPAAIRRKYEYV, from the coding sequence ATGAATATCGAAGAAGTACGTGATTACTGCCTGAAACTGAAGAACGCCGAAGAGTCGTTCCCCTTCGGCGAGGACACCTTAGTCTTCAAAGTCGAGGGCAAGATGTTTCTAGCCATGTCGTTGAACGACGAGGATCCCCACGTGGCCGTCAAATGCGACCCCGACGAGGCCCTCCTTCTCCGCGATCGCTACAAAGCCGTCGTGCCGGCCCATCATTTCAACAAGAAGCACTGGAACGACATCTACCTGAACCGCGACATGAACGACCACGACATCCGTCGCTGGATCCTTCATTCTTACGAGTCTGTCATACTCCAGCTCCCCGCCGCCATCAGGCGCAAGTACGAGTATGTCTGA
- a CDS encoding biotin--[acetyl-CoA-carboxylase] ligase — translation MSDLQPTPHTPRIIRLRETESTNRYLHERLADDEVPSDGTIVVSDFQSGGRGQPGNSWESEAGQNLTFSLLYEPCAMPANRSFRISEIAALSVKHTLDRYTAGIAVKWPNDVYWHDRKICGMLIENLLEGSAVGRSIIGIGLNLNQTVFRSDAPNPVSLTQITGQRYDPLEILGLWYGHFCDLRDRLEAGTDGEADVHQAYVHALYRRDGFHPYADADGTFEAAIEAIEPGGHMLLRRSDGRISRYAFKEVSFL, via the coding sequence ATGTCTGACCTGCAGCCCACACCACACACTCCGCGCATCATTCGTCTGCGCGAGACCGAGTCCACCAACCGCTATCTGCACGAGCGGCTGGCGGACGACGAGGTGCCGTCGGACGGTACGATCGTCGTGAGCGACTTCCAGTCCGGAGGGCGAGGTCAGCCGGGCAACTCCTGGGAGTCGGAGGCTGGCCAGAACCTCACCTTCAGCCTCCTTTATGAGCCGTGTGCCATGCCCGCCAACCGTTCCTTCCGCATCTCTGAGATCGCGGCCCTCAGCGTAAAGCACACCCTGGATCGGTACACGGCGGGCATCGCTGTGAAGTGGCCTAACGACGTCTATTGGCACGACCGCAAGATCTGTGGCATGCTCATCGAGAACCTGCTCGAGGGCAGCGCTGTCGGGCGGTCGATCATCGGGATCGGACTCAACCTCAACCAAACCGTCTTTCGTTCTGACGCCCCCAACCCCGTCTCGCTGACTCAAATCACGGGTCAGCGCTATGACCCGTTGGAGATACTCGGCCTATGGTACGGCCATTTCTGCGACCTCCGCGACCGACTCGAGGCCGGGACGGACGGTGAGGCCGACGTCCATCAGGCGTATGTCCACGCCCTCTATCGTCGCGACGGCTTCCATCCCTATGCCGATGCCGACGGAACGTTCGAGGCTGCGATCGAAGCCATCGAACCGGGCGGCCACATGCTGCTCCGTCGCTCGGACGGCCGCATCTCTCGCTACGCTTTCAAGGAAGTGAGCTTCCTCTGA
- a CDS encoding potassium/proton antiporter, with translation MNYITSENILLIGSVLLFVSILAGKTGYRFGVPVLLLFLFVGMLFGSDGLGLQFSNMESAQFIGMVALTIILFSGGMDTRFADVRPVVAPGAVLSTVGVLLTTVFTGLFVWWLSGMAWTNIHFACVTSLLLAATMSSTDSASVFATLRSQRMNLKHNLRPLLELESGSNDPMAYMLTLVLVQLATADPGAGGADWGHVAGLFAVQFAVGAAVGFAIGHFAVWSLNRLNIDNASLYPILLLSVAFFTFSATGLLHGNGYLAVYLTGMIIGNNRIPYRKEVATFMDGLTWLFQIIMFLMLGLLVNPHEMFRVACVALLIGLFMICIARPASVFLCLLPFRRINARARLFISWVGLRGAAPIIFAIYPVMAGVEGSDLIFNIVFFITLLSLLTQGTTLAAAARLLGLSAPLEKTGNEFGVELPDEIDSDLRDMTVTRRMLEKADTLKDMNLPAGTLVMLIKRDDEFLIPNGSLRLHEGDKLLLISENKK, from the coding sequence ATGAACTATATCACCTCAGAAAACATCCTCTTGATCGGCTCCGTGCTGCTGTTTGTGAGCATCCTGGCCGGCAAGACGGGCTATCGCTTTGGCGTGCCTGTCCTCCTACTCTTCCTTTTCGTGGGCATGCTCTTCGGCAGCGACGGATTGGGGCTACAGTTCTCTAACATGGAGAGCGCACAGTTCATTGGCATGGTGGCGCTGACCATCATCCTGTTCTCCGGTGGCATGGACACACGGTTTGCTGACGTCCGGCCCGTGGTAGCCCCCGGAGCGGTGCTCTCCACGGTCGGCGTACTGCTGACTACGGTCTTCACGGGGCTGTTCGTGTGGTGGCTCTCGGGGATGGCTTGGACGAATATCCACTTTGCCTGCGTCACTTCGCTGTTGCTGGCGGCCACGATGTCGTCCACCGACTCTGCCTCGGTCTTCGCCACCCTACGCTCGCAGCGCATGAACCTCAAGCACAACCTTCGGCCCCTGCTGGAGCTGGAGAGTGGCAGTAACGACCCGATGGCCTACATGCTGACGCTCGTCCTGGTCCAACTGGCCACGGCGGATCCCGGAGCGGGCGGCGCCGATTGGGGACACGTGGCGGGGCTCTTCGCGGTACAGTTTGCCGTGGGCGCCGCCGTCGGATTCGCCATCGGACACTTCGCTGTCTGGAGCCTGAACCGACTGAACATAGACAACGCATCGCTTTACCCCATCCTCCTCCTCTCGGTGGCCTTCTTCACTTTCTCCGCCACCGGGCTGCTGCACGGCAACGGCTACCTGGCGGTCTACCTCACGGGGATGATCATCGGTAACAACCGCATCCCGTATCGCAAAGAGGTGGCCACGTTCATGGACGGGCTTACGTGGCTTTTTCAGATCATCATGTTCCTCATGCTGGGGCTGCTGGTGAACCCGCACGAGATGTTCCGCGTGGCCTGTGTGGCCCTGCTCATAGGCCTTTTTATGATCTGCATCGCCCGGCCAGCCAGTGTCTTCCTTTGCCTCCTACCCTTCCGGCGGATCAATGCGCGCGCCCGGCTTTTCATCTCGTGGGTGGGGCTGCGGGGCGCGGCGCCCATCATTTTCGCCATCTACCCCGTGATGGCTGGCGTGGAGGGATCAGACCTGATCTTTAACATCGTCTTCTTCATCACGCTGCTTTCGCTCCTCACGCAAGGCACCACCCTAGCCGCGGCCGCCCGCCTGCTTGGTCTTTCGGCCCCGCTGGAGAAGACGGGCAACGAATTTGGCGTCGAGCTGCCCGACGAGATCGACTCCGACCTCCGCGACATGACCGTCACCCGCCGTATGCTGGAGAAAGCCGACACACTGAAAGACATGAACCTCCCAGCCGGCACGTTAGTCATGCTCATCAAGCGCGACGACGAGTTCCTCATCCCCAACGGTTCCCTCCGGTTACACGAAGGCGACAAGCTGCTGCTGATCTCCGAAAACAAGAAGTAG
- a CDS encoding ATP-dependent 6-phosphofructokinase: MKIGILSAGGDCPGINAAIRGVGKTALLHYGMEVVGIHNGFSGLLDRDVELFTERTLSGILGRGGTILGTSREKPFKKSADGYLSHKPQIIYQNYHELGLDALVCIGGNGTQKTAFKLAKMGLNVVGIPKTIDNDLYGTDFSFGFDTAVSVATDAIDRLHSTASSHKRVMVVEVMGHSAGWIALYAGMAGAADIILLPELGYDIDKVNDKVIERAQRGKPYSIIVLAEGLRTGAESPSDYLSHEIEEATGLETRRTVLGYIQRGGSPSPADRNLATRLGGHATELIVRGEFGRMVGQRNGHMVSVPLQEVAGRTRLVPVDDDLIRCGEKLGISFGH, translated from the coding sequence ATGAAGATAGGCATCCTCTCAGCCGGCGGCGACTGCCCCGGTATCAACGCGGCTATCCGCGGCGTGGGCAAAACGGCCCTCCTGCACTACGGCATGGAAGTCGTAGGCATCCACAACGGCTTCTCCGGCCTGCTGGATCGCGACGTGGAACTCTTTACCGAGCGCACCCTCTCGGGCATCCTCGGCCGAGGCGGCACCATCCTCGGCACCTCGCGCGAAAAACCCTTCAAGAAGTCCGCCGACGGCTATCTCAGCCATAAGCCCCAGATTATCTATCAGAACTATCACGAGCTGGGCCTCGACGCTCTCGTCTGCATCGGCGGCAACGGCACCCAGAAGACGGCCTTTAAGCTCGCCAAAATGGGCCTGAACGTCGTCGGCATCCCCAAGACCATCGACAATGACCTTTACGGCACCGACTTCTCGTTCGGTTTCGATACAGCCGTCAGCGTGGCCACCGATGCCATCGACCGCCTCCACTCAACCGCCAGCTCGCACAAACGCGTGATGGTGGTCGAGGTCATGGGCCACAGCGCGGGCTGGATAGCGCTCTATGCCGGCATGGCGGGCGCCGCGGACATCATCCTCCTGCCCGAACTGGGCTACGACATCGACAAGGTGAACGACAAGGTGATCGAACGCGCCCAACGGGGCAAGCCTTACAGCATCATCGTCCTGGCCGAAGGTCTCCGCACCGGCGCCGAGAGCCCCTCGGACTATCTCTCTCACGAAATCGAAGAGGCGACCGGCCTCGAGACGCGTCGCACGGTGCTCGGATACATCCAGCGTGGCGGCTCGCCCTCACCCGCCGACCGCAATCTGGCCACCCGCCTCGGGGGTCACGCCACGGAACTGATTGTGCGTGGCGAATTTGGGCGGATGGTGGGCCAGCGCAACGGCCATATGGTCTCCGTGCCACTCCAGGAGGTGGCCGGCCGCACGCGACTCGTGCCTGTGGACGACGACCTGATCCGTTGCGGGGAAAAGCTGGGCATTTCGTTCGGTCATTGA
- the metK gene encoding methionine adenosyltransferase, which produces MSYLFTSESVSEGHPDKVADQISDALLDEFLAYDRDSKVACETLVTTGQVVLAGEVKSSAYIDVQDVARRVIERIGYTKSEYQFEAKSCGVLSAIHEQSGDINRGVERTDPYNQGAGDQGMMFGYATNETENYMPLALDLAHGLLTELASIRKNELEKMPYLRPDAKSQVTIEYDDNGRPLRIDTIVISTQHDDFIKAEGGRTQEQADAEMQQKIADDVRTILVPRVKAQYPPHVQALFNDEIKYFVNPTGKFVIGGPHGDTGLTGRKIIVDTYGGKGAHGGGAFSGKDPSKVDRSAAYAARHIAKNLVAAGVADEMLVQVSYAIGVAKPMNIFVNTFGRSNVKISDGEIAQKIWDLFDMRPKAIEERLKLRNPIYLETASYGHMGRTPQTVEKVFHSRYSSEPTVCRVELFTWEKLDYVDKVKEAFGLK; this is translated from the coding sequence ATGAGTTACTTATTCACCTCCGAGTCGGTGTCCGAGGGACACCCCGATAAGGTGGCCGACCAGATCTCGGACGCCTTGCTTGATGAGTTCTTGGCCTATGACCGAGACTCGAAAGTTGCCTGCGAAACGCTGGTTACGACCGGACAGGTCGTACTGGCTGGAGAAGTTAAATCGAGCGCTTATATCGACGTGCAGGATGTAGCCCGCCGCGTCATCGAGCGCATCGGCTACACCAAAAGCGAGTATCAATTTGAAGCCAAATCGTGCGGCGTACTCTCCGCTATCCACGAGCAGAGCGGCGACATCAACCGCGGCGTAGAGCGCACTGACCCCTACAATCAGGGCGCCGGCGACCAAGGCATGATGTTCGGCTATGCTACCAACGAGACCGAGAACTACATGCCTCTGGCTCTCGACCTGGCCCACGGCCTCCTCACCGAGCTGGCCTCCATTCGTAAAAATGAACTCGAGAAGATGCCCTACCTCCGGCCGGACGCCAAGAGTCAGGTGACGATCGAGTACGACGACAACGGGCGCCCGCTGCGCATCGATACGATCGTGATCTCTACCCAGCACGACGATTTTATTAAAGCTGAAGGCGGCCGCACGCAAGAGCAAGCTGACGCCGAAATGCAACAGAAGATCGCCGACGACGTACGCACGATCCTCGTGCCCCGCGTCAAGGCCCAGTATCCGCCGCACGTTCAGGCCCTGTTCAACGACGAGATCAAATACTTCGTCAACCCCACGGGCAAGTTCGTCATCGGTGGCCCCCACGGCGACACCGGCCTGACGGGACGCAAAATCATCGTCGACACCTACGGCGGCAAGGGCGCCCACGGTGGCGGAGCCTTCTCCGGCAAGGATCCCTCGAAAGTGGACCGTTCCGCTGCCTATGCCGCACGCCACATCGCTAAGAACCTCGTAGCCGCCGGCGTGGCCGACGAGATGTTGGTTCAGGTATCGTACGCCATCGGCGTCGCCAAACCGATGAACATCTTCGTCAACACCTTTGGCCGCTCGAACGTGAAGATCAGCGATGGCGAAATCGCTCAAAAAATCTGGGACCTCTTCGACATGCGCCCCAAAGCCATCGAGGAACGGCTCAAACTGCGTAACCCGATCTACCTCGAGACGGCCTCTTACGGTCATATGGGCCGCACGCCGCAGACGGTGGAGAAGGTGTTCCATTCGCGTTACAGCAGCGAGCCGACCGTCTGCCGTGTGGAGCTCTTCACCTGGGAGAAGCTCGACTATGTAGACAAGGTCAAAGAGGCTTTCGGACTGAAGTAA
- a CDS encoding glycoside hydrolase family 32 protein, which yields MKPLACYALGALLSLAACTGHKSATAETEAEDFSGPYNEMYRPQIHFSPAEHWMNDPNGLVYYDGEYHLFYQYYPEKSVWGPMHWGHAVSRDLMHWEHLPIALAPDSLGYIFSGSAVVDWENTSGLGTKENPPLLAFFTYHNPDAEQAKKTEVESQALAYSTDHGRTWTKYAGNPILPNPGDARDFRDPKVFWHKASSRWIVSLACGDEIRFYASPDCKSWTYLSSFGRDRGGHGGVWECPDLFQLPVAGTDETKWVLIVNINPGGPAGGSATQYFVGDFDGKTFTSPQRETLWMDHGADNYAGVTWSDAPDGRRILIGWMNNWLYAGDKPCVTWSGAMTLPRELGLVPGPDGKGYLLTSTPVRELDGLRGETVMLKGLQVDGTLDLTKRIPFVRSALDLRLTFDLAAAKGSLATRYGVRLRNTQGEYIDIGYDRNRQVFYIDRTHAGSKALPVKEFAAVHTAPFVVKGQTVDWRLVIDRASVEFFAAGGRVSMTDVFYPSELFRTVELFTEKGSIHADGEVTQLQSVWNPSK from the coding sequence ATGAAACCGCTTGCCTGCTATGCCCTCGGCGCCCTGCTCAGCCTCGCCGCCTGCACCGGACACAAATCTGCCACCGCCGAAACCGAGGCGGAGGACTTCTCCGGGCCCTACAACGAAATGTATCGCCCGCAGATCCACTTCTCGCCCGCCGAACACTGGATGAACGACCCCAACGGGCTTGTCTATTACGACGGCGAGTATCATCTCTTCTATCAGTACTACCCCGAGAAATCCGTTTGGGGGCCCATGCACTGGGGGCACGCCGTCAGCCGTGACCTGATGCACTGGGAACACCTGCCCATCGCCCTCGCTCCGGACAGCCTCGGCTACATCTTCTCCGGAAGTGCCGTCGTCGATTGGGAGAATACCTCCGGCTTAGGCACGAAGGAGAACCCGCCACTCCTGGCCTTCTTCACCTATCACAACCCCGACGCCGAACAGGCCAAAAAGACGGAGGTCGAGTCGCAAGCATTGGCTTACAGCACGGACCACGGCCGTACCTGGACGAAGTATGCTGGCAATCCCATCCTGCCCAACCCCGGTGATGCGCGCGACTTCCGCGATCCGAAAGTTTTCTGGCACAAAGCGTCGTCACGCTGGATCGTTTCGCTGGCCTGTGGCGACGAGATCCGCTTCTATGCCTCGCCCGACTGTAAATCGTGGACCTACCTCAGCAGCTTCGGCCGCGATCGGGGTGGCCACGGCGGCGTGTGGGAGTGCCCCGACCTCTTTCAGCTGCCCGTCGCCGGCACGGACGAGACGAAATGGGTGCTCATCGTCAACATCAACCCCGGCGGACCTGCGGGAGGCTCGGCCACGCAGTATTTCGTCGGCGACTTCGACGGCAAGACCTTCACCTCGCCCCAGCGCGAAACCCTGTGGATGGATCACGGTGCCGACAACTACGCGGGCGTGACCTGGAGCGACGCGCCGGACGGTCGGCGGATCCTTATCGGCTGGATGAACAACTGGCTCTACGCCGGCGATAAACCGTGCGTTACCTGGAGCGGCGCCATGACGCTGCCGCGCGAATTAGGTCTCGTGCCGGGGCCTGACGGCAAGGGCTATCTGCTCACCTCCACGCCCGTCCGCGAGCTGGACGGCCTGCGTGGCGAGACCGTCATGCTGAAAGGTCTGCAAGTGGACGGCACACTCGACCTTACGAAGCGCATCCCCTTTGTTCGCTCGGCCCTTGACCTACGTCTCACCTTCGATCTCGCAGCCGCCAAAGGCTCCCTCGCCACACGCTACGGCGTCCGCCTCCGGAACACCCAAGGCGAATACATCGACATCGGCTACGACCGCAATCGTCAGGTTTTCTACATCGACCGCACCCACGCCGGATCGAAGGCACTCCCCGTGAAGGAGTTTGCTGCCGTCCACACGGCCCCCTTCGTCGTAAAGGGCCAGACGGTCGACTGGCGCCTCGTTATTGACCGCGCGTCTGTGGAGTTCTTCGCTGCCGGCGGACGCGTCTCCATGACCGACGTATTCTACCCCTCGGAGCTTTTCCGCACCGTCGAACTCTTCACCGAGAAAGGCTCCATCCATGCCGACGGCGAAGTGACCCAGCTTCAATCCGTATGGAACCCATCGAAATAG
- a CDS encoding carbohydrate kinase family protein encodes MNKKPLIIGIGELLWDVLPTGKKAGGAPVNFAYHASRFGAEAYAFSAIGNDPLGDEILTEIDRIRIPYIIERVDYPTGTVIVELRDGIPNYTIMEGVAWDHIPLTDEMKQLASRADAVCFGTLAQRAEESRITIQTLLSHVPERALRVYDINLRQHYYSRELITASLRHCNVFKINDEELDLLRGLFDLETDTLHDFCRRFVALYNLRYLILTAGADYSAVFTPAGESYIDTPRVEVVDTVGAGDSFTGTFIASVLDGRPLAEAHRLAVDHAAYVCTQAGAWV; translated from the coding sequence ATGAATAAGAAACCCCTCATCATCGGTATCGGCGAACTGCTCTGGGACGTGCTGCCCACGGGTAAGAAAGCAGGCGGCGCCCCTGTCAATTTCGCCTATCACGCCTCACGCTTCGGCGCCGAGGCTTACGCTTTCAGCGCCATTGGTAACGATCCCCTCGGCGATGAGATCCTCACCGAGATCGACCGCATCCGCATCCCTTACATCATTGAGCGCGTCGACTATCCCACGGGCACTGTCATCGTGGAGCTACGCGACGGCATCCCCAACTACACCATCATGGAGGGCGTCGCGTGGGATCACATCCCCCTGACCGACGAGATGAAGCAACTGGCCTCACGTGCCGACGCCGTCTGCTTCGGCACTCTGGCTCAGCGCGCCGAGGAGTCGCGTATCACCATCCAGACGCTCCTCTCGCACGTGCCGGAGAGGGCTCTGCGCGTCTACGACATCAACCTCCGCCAGCATTACTACTCCCGCGAACTGATCACGGCCTCCCTGCGCCATTGCAACGTCTTCAAGATTAACGACGAGGAGCTCGACCTGCTGCGCGGCCTCTTCGATCTCGAGACCGACACGCTGCACGACTTCTGCCGCCGCTTTGTGGCCCTGTACAACCTCCGCTACCTCATTCTCACTGCGGGGGCTGATTATAGCGCCGTCTTCACCCCCGCCGGCGAATCGTACATCGACACCCCACGCGTGGAGGTGGTCGACACGGTCGGTGCGGGTGACTCGTTCACGGGCACCTTCATTGCCTCCGTTCTCGACGGTCGCCCACTGGCTGAGGCACATCGTCTGGCCGTAGACCATGCCGCCTACGTCTGCACCCAAGCCGGCGCCTGGGTATGA
- a CDS encoding LiaI-LiaF-like domain-containing protein: MEKRKFGWPLLLIAIGIIFLLKNLGFIDLNFYELLFSWPMILVAIGVVQLVDRSYVSGFILLFLGTVFMLPRLDIIQYDAMRVFWPVVLIVIGTALLFRRRGISYAASADRYRASAASTSPDADGFVRIDTSFSGSKTLFTEPVFRGAILRSTFGGIELDLRSARLDDLEIFVDLDCTFSGITLRVPPTWRIDSRIRSTFGGFDDKRPHLPPDALDMAHTVVLRGSATFGGIEVK; the protein is encoded by the coding sequence ATGGAAAAAAGAAAATTCGGCTGGCCGCTGCTGCTCATTGCCATCGGCATCATCTTCCTACTGAAGAACCTCGGTTTCATCGACCTCAACTTCTACGAACTGCTCTTCTCCTGGCCCATGATCCTTGTGGCCATTGGTGTAGTGCAGCTGGTCGACCGCTCCTATGTCAGTGGTTTCATCCTGCTCTTCCTGGGCACCGTGTTCATGTTGCCCCGCCTCGACATCATCCAATACGACGCCATGCGTGTCTTTTGGCCCGTTGTCCTTATTGTCATCGGCACCGCCCTACTCTTTCGTCGCCGCGGCATCTCCTACGCCGCCTCCGCCGATCGCTACCGTGCATCTGCCGCCAGCACCTCGCCCGACGCCGACGGCTTTGTCCGCATCGACACCTCTTTCAGCGGCTCTAAGACCCTCTTCACCGAACCCGTCTTTCGTGGCGCCATCCTCCGCAGCACCTTCGGCGGCATCGAGCTCGATCTGCGCAGTGCCCGCCTCGATGACCTCGAAATTTTCGTCGACCTCGACTGCACCTTTAGCGGCATCACCCTCCGCGTACCCCCTACATGGCGCATTGACTCTCGCATCCGCTCAACCTTCGGCGGCTTCGACGATAAACGTCCCCACCTGCCACCCGATGCCCTCGACATGGCGCACACCGTCGTTCTGCGCGGCTCGGCCACCTTTGGCGGTATCGAAGTCAAGTAG
- a CDS encoding FAD:protein FMN transferase has protein sequence MLLVSAVIASCSDRKGEFYEEEGTVFHTVYHIKYRTDKGPLTDKIAAELQAFDASLNPFNKASILARVNRNEEVEVDDWFVTVFNRAMEVSERSGGVFDVTAAPLINLWGFGYEQKDSVSPAVIDSMLQFVGYRKVRLDGRRVVKDDPRIELSFSAIAKGYACDVVAALLEREGVEDYMVEIGGEVASRGMNPRGECWRIGINKPEDDTTGVKNETEEIVQLCGRRGMATSGNYRNFHMRDGKKVAHTIDPRTGYPSQQNILSATIVAPDCMTADAYATAFMAMGLEAACRMAESVPEIAYYVIYADESGVHRVKMSPKLEEMIVGKAKNEK, from the coding sequence ATGCTGCTTGTGTCGGCAGTCATAGCCTCGTGCAGCGACCGCAAAGGCGAGTTTTACGAAGAGGAGGGGACGGTTTTCCATACCGTCTACCACATCAAGTACCGCACCGACAAGGGGCCGCTGACGGACAAGATCGCTGCCGAGTTGCAGGCCTTCGATGCCTCGCTGAACCCCTTCAATAAAGCCTCGATCCTGGCCCGCGTGAACCGCAACGAGGAGGTGGAGGTGGACGATTGGTTCGTGACCGTCTTCAATCGCGCGATGGAAGTGTCGGAGCGGTCGGGCGGCGTGTTCGACGTCACCGCGGCGCCGCTCATCAACCTCTGGGGCTTCGGCTATGAACAGAAAGACAGCGTCTCGCCGGCCGTCATCGATAGCATGCTTCAGTTCGTGGGCTACCGCAAGGTGCGGCTCGACGGGCGGCGTGTGGTGAAGGATGATCCGCGGATCGAACTCAGCTTCTCGGCCATCGCCAAGGGATACGCCTGCGACGTGGTCGCTGCGTTGCTCGAGCGCGAGGGCGTGGAGGATTACATGGTGGAGATCGGCGGCGAGGTGGCCTCGCGCGGCATGAACCCACGGGGCGAATGCTGGCGTATCGGCATCAATAAGCCGGAGGACGACACCACGGGCGTGAAGAACGAAACGGAAGAGATCGTCCAGCTCTGCGGCCGGCGCGGCATGGCTACGTCGGGCAACTACCGCAACTTCCATATGCGTGACGGCAAGAAGGTGGCCCACACCATCGATCCGCGCACGGGCTATCCCTCGCAGCAAAACATACTCAGCGCTACGATCGTGGCGCCGGACTGCATGACGGCCGATGCCTATGCGACGGCTTTCATGGCGATGGGTCTCGAGGCTGCCTGCCGCATGGCGGAGTCGGTGCCGGAGATCGCTTATTACGTGATTTATGCCGACGAGTCGGGCGTGCACCGCGTGAAGATGTCGCCGAAGCTGGAGGAGATGATCGTCGGGAAAGCGAAAAACGAGAAATAA
- a CDS encoding nitroreductase family protein — MESFNELMMRRRSSRKFTAEPIAPDQVQELLKAALVAPTSKNAHSWQFVAVEDREMLERLAACRKMGSSFLSGCALAVVVMGDVTVTDVWVEDASIAAAYMQLQAEDLGLGSCWCQVRNRHTPDDTEAEQYVRDLLDIPYQLGVLCIVGFGHRERVGRPHDEAALLWEHVHIGRYRTAEITGDGQVQA, encoded by the coding sequence ATGGAAAGTTTCAATGAATTGATGATGCGCCGCCGCAGCTCGCGGAAGTTTACGGCCGAACCGATCGCACCGGATCAGGTGCAGGAATTACTGAAAGCAGCGCTCGTGGCGCCGACGTCGAAGAATGCGCATTCATGGCAGTTTGTGGCCGTGGAGGACCGCGAGATGCTGGAGCGACTGGCTGCTTGCCGAAAGATGGGTAGCTCCTTCCTCAGCGGCTGCGCGTTGGCCGTGGTAGTGATGGGCGACGTGACCGTGACGGATGTATGGGTGGAAGACGCTTCGATCGCCGCCGCATACATGCAGCTTCAGGCTGAAGATCTCGGCTTAGGCAGCTGCTGGTGTCAGGTGCGTAACCGTCACACGCCGGACGACACCGAGGCCGAGCAATATGTCCGCGACCTGCTCGACATCCCCTATCAGCTTGGCGTGCTCTGCATCGTCGGCTTCGGGCACCGCGAGCGCGTGGGCCGACCGCACGACGAGGCGGCGTTGCTTTGGGAACACGTGCATATCGGCCGTTACCGCACGGCGGAGATCACCGGAGACGGTCAGGTGCAGGCATGA